The Herminiimonas arsenitoxidans sequence TCTTGCATGCTTACGATAGTGGCGTGACTTTGGTCAGCGTCTGTTCGATGAAGTCGCCTTCAGGTTCGGTAATACGCACGCGCGCCGGATACCATTGCATGGAAGGTGCAAACCAGATGTCGAGTTTTTGTTCCGAACTGCCGTCCTTGATGACTTTGCTGACTTTCACGGTATTCAAGTCGCCTAAAGCCGTGTTGATTTTTTCCGCTTTGTTGACCTTGAAGGTCCAGGCATCAGCATCTTTTTGTCCCGCGACGATGAGAGGGATGGTAGCGCCGGCTTTGAATTTATTCGGTGTGCTGCGCGCGATGGTGGCTAGTTGCCATACAACGCTATTGCGATCCTGCTCGCCGCCCTTGATCGGATAGCTGGCGTCAGATGCGCTGAATGTAATGGTTTTCGTGTCGCGATTGAATGTTGCTGTCGTAGGGTCTTTGCGATAGCGTTTTTCGGTTGAGGTCGATGGAGCGAGACCGTATGTATCTATGCCGCC is a genomic window containing:
- a CDS encoding DUF3108 domain-containing protein gives rise to the protein MKRTLSRNLESMLLACVIATSTGAVLAQTSAKRAFNLPPSADLNYAITANQRGLQLNGTATIHWTADKNNYSITSETRAMLLGKILEAKSEGGIDTYGLAPSTSTEKRYRKDPTTATFNRDTKTITFSASDASYPIKGGEQDRNSVVWQLATIARSTPNKFKAGATIPLIVAGQKDADAWTFKVNKAEKINTALGDLNTVKVSKVIKDGSSEQKLDIWFAPSMQWYPARVRITEPEGDFIEQTLTKVTPLS